The following proteins come from a genomic window of Triticum aestivum cultivar Chinese Spring chromosome 6A, IWGSC CS RefSeq v2.1, whole genome shotgun sequence:
- the LOC123130948 gene encoding uncharacterized protein isoform X2, translated as MRAPAGRRRGSQPRDEAAHFVMSDLALSDDHAMLLHGHGRGESKIYPGHRAVFSANPRAVQGGGANESPRQTRSSCAQAIWKNDAALLPMSAEAKLFSPDGYAGIRNVSGVFCSQEGGHIDAVPAQDDQHKSRESDLLLFDWPELDDLEDLDTDLRKLDSAFELGIDYFDHPMWSSICSPDVQLVPSSHSDNPHPSNVANDQLSWKKGKDTPLNSSSSSVEIEHFPGLSDADLLCPFDFHDMLVPTSSSVMCNDEIIMSSSAARSSIMCNDESIMSSSAARSGADDLVSAYVSTKNSQPRATPDMILDEMAGNPLEMYFPPLATCEQPQVPMSGTASTLAGDGALNGAAMHSGSNGRRSSGGVRENARPSSVPEAAPVPVRHLGFQKLQEGMNQLDVGTKACIRDALYRLAYSVEQRHQAVEQNVGSSAANRLSTSSVWAETERSPMDRSVAQLLLQKPLDRRTANRAA; from the exons ATGCGtgcgccggcggggaggaggcgGGGCTCCCAGCCTCGCGACGAG GCCGCTCACTTTGTGATGAGCGATCTTGCGCTAAGCGACGACCACGCCATGCTGCTCCATGGCCATGGCCGCGGCGAATCCAAGATCTACCCAGGCCATCGGGCCGTGTTCTCGGCAAATCCAAGAGCCGTACAGGGTGGTGGCGCCAACGAATCACCACGCCAAACGAGGAGTTCATGTGCACAGGCAATTTGGAAGAACGACGCTGCTCTCCTCCCGATGA GTGCGGAAGCAAAACTGTTCTCCCCCGACGGGTACGCTGGAATCCGCAACGTCTCAGGCGTTTTCTGCTCACAAGAAGGGGGTCATATCGATGCTGTGCCAGCGCAGGACGATCAGCACAAGAGCAGAGAGAGTGATCTTCTCCTCTTCGACTGGCCTGAGCTGGATGACTTGGAGGATCTCGACACAGACCTGAG AAAACTCGATTCGGCGTTTGAGTTAGGGATCGATTACTTTGATCACCCGATGTGGTCCTCCATTTGCTCGCCGGACGTTCAGCTCGTGCCGAGCAGCCACTCTGACAACCCCCATCCGTCCAATGTTGCGAACGATCAG CTATCCTGGAAGAAAGGAAAGGACACGCCACTGaactcgtcttcctcctccgtGGAGATCGAGCATTTCCCAGGGCTGTCAGACGCCGACCTCCTCTGCCCCTTCGACTTCCATGACATGCTCGTCCCAACATCGTCCAGCGTCATGTGCAACGACGAGATCATCATGTCTTCCTCCGCTGCTCGCTCCAGCATCATGTGCAACGACGAGAGCATCATGTCTTCCTCCGCTGCTCGCTCCGGGGCAGACGACCTCGTCTCGGCGTACGTTTCGACGAAGAATAGTCAGCCGCGTGCGACTCCGGACATGATCCTGGACGAGATGGCCGGGAACCCGCTCGAGATGTACTTCCCTCCGCTGGCCACGTGCGAGCAGCCTCAGGTGCCGATGAGTGGCACCGCCTCGACGCTCGCCGGCGACGGTGCTCTGAACGGTGCAGCCATGCACTCTGGCTCCAATGGGAGGAGGAGCTCGGGCGGGGTGCGTGAGAACGCTCGGCCATCGTCTGTTCCGGAAGCGGCGCCGGTGCCGGTGAGGCATCTCGGGTTCCAGAAGCTTCAGGAAGGCATGAATCAG TTGGACGTGGGAACCAAGGCGTGCATCAGAGACGCCCTGTACCGGCTGGCCTACAGCGTGGAGCAGAGGCATCAGGCAGTGGAACAGAACGTGGGCTCCTCGGCTGCAAACAG GCTCAGCACATCGAGCGTGTGGGCGGAGACCGAGAGGAGCCCCATGGATCGCTCCGTGGCGCAGCTTCTTCTGCAGAAGCCGCTGGATCGGAGGACGGCGAATCGTGCCGCGTGA
- the LOC123130948 gene encoding uncharacterized protein isoform X1, with translation MRAPAGRRRGSQPRDEAAHFVMSDLALSDDHAMLLHGHGRGESKIYPGHRAVFSANPRAVQGGGANESPRQTRSSCAQAIWKNDAALLPMSAEAKLFSPDGYAGIRNVSGVFCSQEGGHIDAVPAQDDQHKSRESDLLLFDWPELDDLEDLDTDLRKLDSAFELGIDYFDHPMWSSICSPDVQLVPSSHSDNPHPSNVANDQQLSWKKGKDTPLNSSSSSVEIEHFPGLSDADLLCPFDFHDMLVPTSSSVMCNDEIIMSSSAARSSIMCNDESIMSSSAARSGADDLVSAYVSTKNSQPRATPDMILDEMAGNPLEMYFPPLATCEQPQVPMSGTASTLAGDGALNGAAMHSGSNGRRSSGGVRENARPSSVPEAAPVPVRHLGFQKLQEGMNQLDVGTKACIRDALYRLAYSVEQRHQAVEQNVGSSAANRLSTSSVWAETERSPMDRSVAQLLLQKPLDRRTANRAA, from the exons ATGCGtgcgccggcggggaggaggcgGGGCTCCCAGCCTCGCGACGAG GCCGCTCACTTTGTGATGAGCGATCTTGCGCTAAGCGACGACCACGCCATGCTGCTCCATGGCCATGGCCGCGGCGAATCCAAGATCTACCCAGGCCATCGGGCCGTGTTCTCGGCAAATCCAAGAGCCGTACAGGGTGGTGGCGCCAACGAATCACCACGCCAAACGAGGAGTTCATGTGCACAGGCAATTTGGAAGAACGACGCTGCTCTCCTCCCGATGA GTGCGGAAGCAAAACTGTTCTCCCCCGACGGGTACGCTGGAATCCGCAACGTCTCAGGCGTTTTCTGCTCACAAGAAGGGGGTCATATCGATGCTGTGCCAGCGCAGGACGATCAGCACAAGAGCAGAGAGAGTGATCTTCTCCTCTTCGACTGGCCTGAGCTGGATGACTTGGAGGATCTCGACACAGACCTGAG AAAACTCGATTCGGCGTTTGAGTTAGGGATCGATTACTTTGATCACCCGATGTGGTCCTCCATTTGCTCGCCGGACGTTCAGCTCGTGCCGAGCAGCCACTCTGACAACCCCCATCCGTCCAATGTTGCGAACGATCAG CAGCTATCCTGGAAGAAAGGAAAGGACACGCCACTGaactcgtcttcctcctccgtGGAGATCGAGCATTTCCCAGGGCTGTCAGACGCCGACCTCCTCTGCCCCTTCGACTTCCATGACATGCTCGTCCCAACATCGTCCAGCGTCATGTGCAACGACGAGATCATCATGTCTTCCTCCGCTGCTCGCTCCAGCATCATGTGCAACGACGAGAGCATCATGTCTTCCTCCGCTGCTCGCTCCGGGGCAGACGACCTCGTCTCGGCGTACGTTTCGACGAAGAATAGTCAGCCGCGTGCGACTCCGGACATGATCCTGGACGAGATGGCCGGGAACCCGCTCGAGATGTACTTCCCTCCGCTGGCCACGTGCGAGCAGCCTCAGGTGCCGATGAGTGGCACCGCCTCGACGCTCGCCGGCGACGGTGCTCTGAACGGTGCAGCCATGCACTCTGGCTCCAATGGGAGGAGGAGCTCGGGCGGGGTGCGTGAGAACGCTCGGCCATCGTCTGTTCCGGAAGCGGCGCCGGTGCCGGTGAGGCATCTCGGGTTCCAGAAGCTTCAGGAAGGCATGAATCAG TTGGACGTGGGAACCAAGGCGTGCATCAGAGACGCCCTGTACCGGCTGGCCTACAGCGTGGAGCAGAGGCATCAGGCAGTGGAACAGAACGTGGGCTCCTCGGCTGCAAACAG GCTCAGCACATCGAGCGTGTGGGCGGAGACCGAGAGGAGCCCCATGGATCGCTCCGTGGCGCAGCTTCTTCTGCAGAAGCCGCTGGATCGGAGGACGGCGAATCGTGCCGCGTGA